The Nocardia arthritidis genome has a window encoding:
- a CDS encoding alpha/beta fold hydrolase → MTIRILLVPGFWLGAWAWDEVAAELRARGHEVIAHTPRGMDPADPDRLTVTLDEQAQGIVDAVSEDEQVILVLHSGAAVTGYLATDIAPERFLRVVYVDTAPAHEGFAVNPALDPALREWELPSWAEFTERMPGVLDGLDEAMLARLRANAISEPATIAAVPLKLSEHADRLTIPSTVICCTFTPEQVRRELQSSEPSWLFDELRRIDADYLELPTGHWPQFSRPKELAELIDQVTNR, encoded by the coding sequence ATGACAATTCGGATACTGCTCGTGCCAGGTTTCTGGCTCGGCGCGTGGGCGTGGGACGAGGTGGCCGCCGAACTGCGGGCCCGCGGGCACGAGGTGATCGCGCATACACCGCGCGGTATGGACCCGGCCGATCCGGACCGGCTCACCGTCACGCTGGACGAACAGGCGCAGGGCATCGTCGACGCGGTATCCGAAGACGAGCAGGTGATCCTGGTATTGCACAGCGGCGCGGCCGTAACCGGTTATCTCGCAACGGATATCGCCCCCGAGCGGTTCCTGCGCGTCGTCTATGTCGATACCGCGCCCGCGCACGAGGGTTTCGCGGTGAATCCGGCACTGGATCCGGCGCTGCGCGAATGGGAGCTGCCGAGCTGGGCCGAATTCACCGAGCGGATGCCCGGTGTGCTCGACGGACTCGACGAGGCGATGCTCGCACGCTTGCGCGCCAACGCGATATCCGAACCGGCCACCATCGCGGCCGTCCCGCTCAAGTTGAGCGAACACGCCGACCGGTTGACGATCCCGTCGACGGTCATCTGCTGCACGTTCACCCCGGAACAGGTACGGCGGGAACTGCAATCGAGCGAACCGTCCTGGCTGTTCGACGAATTGCGGCGGATCGACGCCGACTACCTCGAACTACCCACCGGCCACTGGCCACAGTTCTCCCGGCCGAAGGAGCTCGCCGAGCTGATCGACCAGGTCACCAACCGCTGA
- a CDS encoding DUF1844 domain-containing protein: MDMSDADVRELADIPSVEVISRAAVMLMSSAAEKLGLADPDPDNSPHRDLDEARRVITALAGLVTASVEYLGPHAGPIREGLQSLQRAFREASAHPDEPGKGPGEKYTGPVY; the protein is encoded by the coding sequence ATGGACATGAGTGACGCCGATGTTCGCGAACTTGCCGATATCCCCTCGGTCGAGGTGATCAGCCGGGCCGCGGTGATGCTGATGAGTTCGGCGGCGGAGAAGCTCGGCCTGGCCGATCCGGATCCGGACAACAGCCCGCACCGCGACCTCGACGAGGCCCGCCGGGTCATCACGGCGCTGGCCGGACTGGTCACCGCGTCGGTGGAATACCTCGGGCCGCACGCCGGACCCATCCGCGAGGGGCTGCAATCGCTGCAGCGCGCGTTCCGCGAGGCCTCCGCGCATCCGGACGAGCCCGGCAAGGGCCCCGGCGAGAAGTACACCGGCCCCGTCTACTGA
- the infC gene encoding translation initiation factor IF-3, whose amino-acid sequence MSTETRINDRIRVPEVRLIGPGGEQVGIVRVEDALRVAMEADLDLVEVAPDARPPVCKIMDYGKFKYETAQKARESRKNQQQTVIKEQKLRPKIDDHDYETKKGHVLRFLEAGSKVKVTIMFRGREQSRPELGFRLLQRLASDVAELGFVETSAKQDGRNMTMVLAPHKGAKTRVKAQQAATTRPGSAPAAAEAPATEAESATPQ is encoded by the coding sequence ATCAGCACTGAGACCCGCATCAACGATCGCATCCGCGTTCCCGAGGTTCGACTCATCGGACCTGGCGGCGAGCAGGTTGGGATCGTGCGTGTTGAAGATGCACTACGCGTCGCCATGGAGGCGGATCTCGACCTGGTCGAGGTCGCTCCGGATGCACGTCCACCGGTCTGCAAGATCATGGACTACGGCAAGTTCAAGTACGAGACGGCGCAGAAGGCGCGCGAATCGCGAAAGAACCAGCAGCAGACCGTGATCAAGGAGCAGAAGCTCCGCCCGAAGATCGACGACCACGACTACGAGACCAAGAAGGGCCATGTGCTGCGCTTCTTGGAGGCCGGGTCGAAGGTCAAGGTGACGATCATGTTCCGCGGTCGTGAGCAGTCCCGGCCCGAACTCGGGTTCCGGTTGTTGCAGCGACTGGCCTCCGACGTCGCCGAACTGGGTTTCGTCGAAACTTCGGCCAAGCAGGACGGCCGAAACATGACCATGGTCCTCGCACCGCACAAGGGTGCGAAGACGCGGGTGAAGGCGCAGCAGGCGGCCACGACCCGGCCGGGTTCCGCGCCCGCCGCGGCGGAGGCCCCGGCCACCGAGGCCGAGTCGGCCACCCCGCAGTAA
- the rpmI gene encoding 50S ribosomal protein L35, with the protein MPKMKSHSGASKRFKVSGRGKLLRQQANRRHLFEHKPSRRTRRLDGTEVVAKADVSRVKKLLGI; encoded by the coding sequence ATGCCGAAGATGAAGAGCCACAGCGGCGCCTCGAAGCGTTTCAAGGTTTCGGGCCGTGGCAAGCTGCTGCGCCAGCAGGCGAACCGTCGCCACCTGTTCGAGCACAAGCCAAGCCGCCGGACTCGTCGTCTGGACGGCACGGAGGTCGTCGCGAAGGCCGACGTCTCCCGCGTGAAGAAGCTGCTCGGTATCTGA
- the rplT gene encoding 50S ribosomal protein L20, which produces MARVKRAVNAQKKRRSILEASKGYRGQRSRLYRKAKEQQLHSLTYAYRDRRARKGDFRKLWIARINAAARTNDITYNRFIQGLKAAGVEVDRKILAELAVSDAEAFAGLVAVAKAALPQDVNAPAA; this is translated from the coding sequence GTGGCACGCGTCAAAAGGGCCGTGAACGCTCAGAAGAAGCGCCGTTCCATCCTCGAGGCCTCCAAGGGCTACCGCGGGCAGCGCTCGCGGCTGTACCGCAAGGCCAAGGAGCAGCAGCTGCACTCGCTCACCTACGCCTACCGGGACCGCCGGGCGCGCAAGGGTGACTTCCGCAAGCTGTGGATCGCCCGCATCAACGCGGCGGCCCGCACCAACGACATCACCTACAACCGCTTCATCCAGGGCCTGAAGGCCGCGGGTGTCGAGGTCGACCGCAAGATCCTGGCCGAGCTCGCCGTCTCCGACGCCGAGGCGTTCGCCGGCCTGGTCGCGGTGGCCAAGGCGGCGCTGCCGCAGGACGTCAACGCGCCTGCCGCCTGA
- a CDS encoding TrmH family RNA methyltransferase — translation MTTKHPERPADALSERNPRVVSAVKLHRAAQRRKTGLFLAEGANSVAAALDTERVAELFYTVGAAARETELVAGAAAAGVRTTLVSDRAAQQLGETVTPPGLVAVCHQVDVPLAQVLSGAPDMLAVPVEIADPGNAGTLIRVADAVGANGVVLAGDSVDPHNGKCVRSCAGSLFHVPVARERDIDAVLTGLRSAGITVLATTAKGEVDLDDSDEILRGPVAWLFGNEAHGLDPEVAARADHRVRIPIHGRAESLNLAAAAAICLYASARVQHAE, via the coding sequence GTGACGACAAAACATCCGGAACGACCCGCGGACGCGCTCTCCGAGCGCAACCCGCGGGTCGTTTCCGCTGTCAAGCTCCATCGTGCGGCGCAGCGCCGCAAGACCGGCCTCTTTCTCGCCGAGGGCGCGAATTCCGTTGCGGCGGCGCTGGATACCGAGCGGGTCGCGGAGCTGTTCTACACCGTCGGCGCCGCGGCGCGGGAGACCGAGCTGGTGGCGGGCGCCGCGGCGGCGGGGGTGCGTACCACACTGGTGAGCGACCGGGCCGCGCAACAGCTGGGGGAGACGGTGACGCCGCCCGGACTCGTCGCGGTGTGCCATCAGGTGGATGTGCCGCTGGCGCAGGTACTTTCCGGTGCGCCGGACATGCTGGCCGTGCCGGTCGAGATCGCCGACCCGGGTAACGCGGGCACGCTCATCCGGGTGGCCGACGCGGTCGGCGCGAACGGTGTGGTGCTGGCCGGTGATTCGGTGGATCCGCACAATGGGAAGTGCGTAAGGTCTTGCGCCGGAAGCCTTTTCCATGTTCCGGTGGCCCGGGAACGCGATATCGACGCCGTGCTCACCGGTCTGCGTTCGGCGGGGATCACCGTATTGGCCACCACCGCGAAAGGTGAAGTGGATCTCGACGATTCGGACGAGATCCTGCGCGGGCCGGTGGCCTGGCTGTTCGGCAACGAGGCGCACGGTCTCGACCCGGAGGTGGCGGCGCGTGCCGATCATCGAGTGCGGATCCCGATTCACGGGCGCGCCGAAAGTTTGAATCTGGCCGCCGCCGCGGCCATCTGCCTGTACGCGAGCGCACGGGTCCAGCACGCCGAATAG
- the pheS gene encoding phenylalanine--tRNA ligase subunit alpha gives MADNDGAGNGAAEQNAVLTESALAAAAAEAEKAFAAAADLDALAVAKTEHLGGKAPLALAQRALGGLPKDQKADAGKRVNVTRARISEAFEARRATLLAERDAAVLVAEAIDVTLPARRTAVGARHPITVISEQIADVFVAMGWEVAEGPEVETEHFNFDALNFLPDHPARTMQDTFHIAPEGSRQVLRTHTSPVQVRSMLERELPIYVVCPGRTFRTDELDATHTPVFAQVEGLAVDKGLTMAHLRGTLDAFARALFGPDTRTRMRPNYFPFTEPSAEVDVWFPDKKGGAGWVEWGGCGMVNPKVLIASGIDPEVYSGFAFGMGLERTLQFRNGIPDMRDIVEGDVRFTLPFGIRS, from the coding sequence GTGGCCGACAACGACGGAGCCGGAAACGGCGCAGCCGAGCAGAACGCGGTGCTGACCGAGTCGGCGCTGGCCGCCGCGGCGGCGGAGGCCGAGAAGGCGTTCGCGGCGGCCGCCGATCTGGACGCGCTCGCGGTCGCGAAGACCGAACATCTCGGCGGCAAGGCACCGCTCGCGCTGGCCCAGCGCGCACTCGGCGGCCTGCCCAAAGACCAGAAGGCCGACGCGGGCAAGCGGGTGAACGTGACGCGGGCCCGGATCTCCGAGGCCTTCGAGGCTCGCCGCGCCACGCTGCTCGCCGAGCGCGATGCCGCCGTACTGGTGGCCGAGGCCATCGATGTGACGCTGCCCGCCCGCCGCACCGCCGTCGGCGCCCGGCATCCGATCACCGTGATCTCTGAGCAGATCGCCGACGTATTCGTCGCGATGGGCTGGGAGGTCGCCGAGGGTCCCGAGGTGGAGACCGAGCACTTCAACTTCGACGCGCTCAACTTCCTGCCCGATCACCCGGCCCGCACCATGCAGGACACCTTCCACATCGCGCCGGAGGGTTCGCGGCAGGTGCTGCGCACGCACACCTCGCCGGTGCAGGTGCGCTCGATGCTGGAGCGGGAGCTGCCTATCTATGTGGTGTGCCCGGGGCGGACCTTCCGCACCGACGAGCTCGACGCCACCCACACCCCGGTATTCGCCCAGGTGGAGGGTTTGGCCGTGGACAAGGGCCTGACCATGGCGCATCTGCGCGGCACGCTGGACGCGTTCGCCCGCGCACTGTTCGGGCCGGACACCCGAACCAGGATGCGCCCCAACTACTTTCCGTTCACCGAGCCGTCGGCCGAGGTCGATGTGTGGTTCCCGGACAAGAAGGGCGGCGCGGGCTGGGTCGAATGGGGCGGCTGCGGCATGGTGAACCCGAAGGTGCTGATCGCCAGCGGGATCGACCCCGAGGTGTACAGCGGGTTCGCGTTCGGCATGGGTCTGGAGCGCACGCTGCAGTTCCGCAACGGCATTCCGGACATGCGCGACATCGTCGAGGGTGACGTGCGGTTCACGCTGCCCTTCGGTATCCGGTCCTGA
- a CDS encoding serine hydrolase domain-containing protein, protein MILRGRVALLTVPMLVVTAACALCPQTPADTLRRDLLGLVSVGVSGVQARVARDDAEWADSAGYSDLETKTPVAPEGYFRIGSLTKTFVAVLVLQLVGEGRLGLDDAVERWLPNMVRGNGNDGRTVTVRQLVQHRSGIHDGLPTYDTADRYLADRYRTRTPREVVDSAMRYPPDFPPGTDWGYSNTNYLLLGMIIERITGRPWYAELGSRILTPLGLRHTIWPGDSPDLPTPHARGYQQFDADGPLVDVTELIDADASGGLVSTSADVGVFLRALMSGRLLGEAQLEEMKRSVPVRADIQRIWPGARYGLGLFGVPLSCGGVYWMHNGGQLGFITENGVSDDGHRSAVVSLSTALAVTEPLERSAAFKAQRGATVLVDHALCGQ, encoded by the coding sequence TTGATTCTCCGCGGCCGTGTCGCACTGTTGACGGTGCCGATGCTGGTGGTGACCGCAGCCTGCGCGCTGTGTCCACAGACGCCCGCCGACACGCTGCGTCGCGACCTCCTCGGCCTGGTGTCCGTAGGGGTATCCGGAGTGCAGGCGCGAGTAGCCCGCGACGATGCGGAATGGGCGGACAGTGCCGGTTATTCGGATCTGGAAACGAAAACACCGGTCGCCCCGGAGGGCTACTTCCGAATCGGAAGTCTCACAAAGACATTCGTTGCGGTACTCGTGCTCCAACTCGTCGGGGAGGGGCGGCTCGGACTCGACGACGCTGTCGAGCGCTGGCTGCCGAACATGGTGCGGGGCAACGGAAACGACGGCAGAACCGTGACCGTGCGGCAACTTGTGCAGCACCGCAGCGGTATTCACGACGGCCTCCCCACATACGACACCGCGGATCGATATCTCGCCGATCGGTACCGGACCCGGACGCCGCGGGAGGTAGTGGATTCCGCGATGCGCTATCCGCCGGATTTCCCGCCGGGGACCGATTGGGGTTACAGCAATACGAACTATCTGCTGCTCGGGATGATCATCGAGCGCATTACCGGTCGGCCGTGGTACGCGGAGCTCGGTTCGCGAATCCTGACGCCACTCGGGCTGCGGCATACGATCTGGCCCGGAGATTCGCCGGACCTGCCGACGCCGCATGCGCGCGGCTACCAGCAGTTCGACGCCGATGGTCCACTCGTGGACGTAACCGAGCTGATCGATGCCGACGCATCGGGCGGCCTCGTCTCGACGTCTGCCGATGTGGGCGTCTTCTTGCGGGCACTGATGTCAGGGCGACTACTCGGCGAGGCACAGCTCGAAGAAATGAAGCGATCGGTCCCGGTGCGCGCCGACATTCAACGCATCTGGCCCGGTGCCCGTTACGGATTGGGGCTGTTCGGTGTGCCGCTGTCGTGCGGTGGTGTCTACTGGATGCACAACGGTGGCCAACTCGGCTTCATCACCGAGAACGGAGTTTCCGACGACGGTCATCGGAGCGCGGTGGTATCGCTGTCGACCGCATTGGCCGTCACCGAACCGCTCGAGCGCAGTGCGGCGTTCAAGGCGCAGCGCGGCGCGACGGTCCTCGTCGATCACGCCCTGTGCGGGCAGTAG
- a CDS encoding CPBP family intramembrane glutamic endopeptidase, which translates to MGNHGFAGFMRRHDLLCFFGLTYGVSWLLWIPYVLSGNGLGIWSVHFPRILGDEELGGLLPGAYLGPLGSAFLITSMTEGRTGLRRWRARLTRWRVGCRWYALALAGVPAILVAGTLVLPGAVSGLRGTHVAAALFYSPLYLLMMLVQVLTTGVAEEPGWRDFALPRLQQRRGPLTGTLVLGVLWSGWHLPLFVTDWALRRNDLPTIAVFTVVGIELSILITWVFNHTRESLPVAVLIHTSNNNLLSVVWPEIFPDLDRSRDILLASAIGYGAVAIVVLLTTRGRLGYPSPHTADTMVRAHPPG; encoded by the coding sequence ATGGGCAATCACGGATTCGCGGGATTCATGCGCCGTCACGATCTGCTGTGCTTCTTCGGGCTGACGTACGGAGTGAGCTGGTTGTTGTGGATCCCATATGTGTTGTCCGGCAATGGTTTGGGGATATGGTCGGTCCATTTTCCACGGATTCTCGGGGACGAGGAGCTCGGCGGCTTACTGCCGGGCGCCTATCTGGGGCCGCTGGGCTCCGCGTTCTTGATCACCTCCATGACCGAGGGCCGGACCGGCCTGCGCCGATGGCGGGCCCGGCTGACTCGCTGGCGGGTCGGGTGTCGTTGGTACGCACTGGCGTTGGCCGGAGTGCCGGCGATTCTGGTCGCGGGCACGCTGGTGCTGCCGGGTGCGGTATCGGGTCTGCGGGGAACGCACGTAGCGGCGGCGCTGTTCTATTCGCCGCTCTATCTGCTGATGATGCTCGTGCAGGTGCTGACGACCGGGGTCGCCGAGGAACCGGGCTGGCGTGACTTCGCGCTACCGCGTCTACAACAACGGCGGGGACCGCTGACCGGCACGCTCGTTCTGGGTGTGCTCTGGTCGGGATGGCACCTACCGCTCTTCGTCACCGATTGGGCACTGCGCCGCAACGACTTACCGACAATCGCGGTATTCACCGTGGTTGGCATCGAACTCAGCATCCTCATCACCTGGGTCTTCAACCACACGCGGGAAAGCCTGCCGGTAGCCGTACTCATCCACACCAGCAACAACAATCTACTGTCCGTGGTGTGGCCGGAGATCTTTCCCGACCTCGACAGATCCCGTGACATCCTCCTGGCGAGCGCGATCGGCTACGGAGCCGTGGCCATCGTCGTGCTGCTGACCACCCGGGGTCGCCTCGGCTATCCATCACCGCATACCGCCGACACGATGGTCCGAGCGCATCCGCCGGGATGA
- a CDS encoding helix-turn-helix domain-containing protein — MESASRAAHPALRHVVSGYSGYRFRGGTIAAARRLIPDRSITLVISLANPLRVLDGSAPSAVCARAPVHGLRMAPLLIANDLQQYAFELRLHPMALPALFGLPAAEITGAVVDLADLPVPLAGSLPERLAAQPDWDAQFDVLDTCLLTALREHQVVPELAWSWRRIVHTRGKVGIEQLATEIGWSRRYLTRRFRNEVGLGPKQLSRLVRFEHCAGMLRATPGGPISDIAAAGGYSDHAHMSNEWRALAGCAPTEYLGMLTGSCGGPAEIA; from the coding sequence ATGGAAAGCGCGTCCCGGGCCGCTCATCCGGCGCTGCGGCATGTGGTGTCCGGATACTCCGGCTACCGGTTTCGCGGCGGCACCATCGCGGCGGCCCGGCGTTTGATTCCCGACCGGTCGATCACGCTGGTGATCAGTCTGGCCAACCCCTTACGGGTTCTCGACGGCTCCGCACCTTCCGCGGTATGTGCCCGGGCGCCGGTGCACGGACTGCGGATGGCGCCATTGCTGATCGCGAACGACCTTCAGCAGTACGCGTTCGAGCTCCGGCTGCATCCGATGGCGCTGCCCGCGTTATTCGGTCTACCCGCCGCCGAAATCACCGGTGCCGTGGTCGATTTGGCTGATCTCCCGGTGCCGTTGGCCGGATCTCTCCCGGAACGGCTTGCCGCGCAGCCCGATTGGGATGCTCAATTCGATGTGCTCGATACCTGTCTGCTGACGGCGTTGCGCGAGCACCAGGTCGTCCCCGAACTCGCCTGGTCGTGGCGCCGGATCGTCCACACCCGCGGTAAGGTCGGAATCGAACAGTTGGCGACCGAAATAGGGTGGAGCAGAAGGTATCTCACCCGTCGCTTCCGCAATGAGGTCGGCCTCGGTCCGAAGCAGCTGTCCCGACTGGTCCGTTTCGAACACTGCGCCGGAATGCTGCGCGCCACACCGGGTGGCCCGATTTCGGATATCGCGGCGGCCGGCGGTTACAGCGATCACGCGCATATGAGCAACGAATGGCGAGCGCTCGCCGGATGCGCACCCACCGAATATCTGGGCATGCTGACCGGAAGCTGCGGCGGTCCGGCCGAAATCGCGTAG
- a CDS encoding IclR family transcriptional regulator → MSELPLSPMGELDDAELCDAGAGDRTVVGRAVRILDAVATGTPPVSLARLTIRTGLPKATVRRIANGLARRGMLTATSMGYRIGPRLLWQGMRSRDRQRETITVQPYLQELYACSDAQIAWYAIRCHGELAIAATAFGLADRAIVQATSRLDLSAFGPSLVLTAAGRLHIAHDDELIDRISTTSCPPLTNHSVTDPKRLRALLDAARATGSALEYEQVLRGWSCAAEAVYDTSGDLIGVLGVLGRGFSVARRGLRPKIHRLVTELQTELTGLRP, encoded by the coding sequence GTGAGTGAACTTCCGTTATCGCCGATGGGCGAACTCGATGACGCCGAGCTCTGTGACGCAGGGGCCGGTGACCGTACGGTGGTCGGTCGCGCGGTGCGCATTCTCGATGCGGTGGCAACGGGCACCCCTCCGGTATCGCTCGCCCGGCTGACGATCCGCACCGGCCTGCCAAAGGCGACGGTGCGGCGAATCGCCAACGGGTTGGCGCGGCGCGGGATGCTCACCGCGACATCGATGGGTTACCGTATCGGCCCGCGACTGCTGTGGCAGGGCATGAGATCCCGGGACCGGCAGCGCGAAACCATTACCGTGCAACCGTATTTGCAGGAGTTGTATGCCTGTTCCGACGCGCAAATCGCATGGTACGCCATCCGCTGTCACGGTGAACTGGCCATCGCGGCAACCGCTTTCGGGCTGGCCGACCGTGCGATCGTCCAGGCGACGTCCCGGCTCGACCTTTCCGCTTTCGGCCCGAGCCTCGTGCTGACCGCCGCGGGGCGACTGCACATCGCCCACGACGACGAGCTCATCGACCGGATATCCACGACCAGTTGTCCGCCGCTGACGAACCATTCGGTCACCGACCCGAAACGGCTACGCGCCCTGCTCGACGCGGCGCGCGCAACCGGATCGGCGCTGGAATACGAACAGGTGTTGCGCGGTTGGAGCTGTGCCGCGGAGGCGGTGTACGACACATCCGGCGACCTCATCGGGGTGCTCGGGGTGCTCGGCCGGGGCTTCAGCGTGGCCCGGCGCGGACTGCGCCCCAAAATCCACCGGCTCGTGACCGAGCTCCAGACAGAGCTGACAGGATTGCGGCCATGA
- a CDS encoding LLM class flavin-dependent oxidoreductase codes for MRISVLDHSPVASGATAADALANTVALARHADRLGYHRFWLAEHHGLPSHAGPAPEIMIGRVAAETSGIRIGSGGILLTLYSPLKVAEVFRTLHALYPGRIDLGIGRSTGALPLEVRALGRDPDRPPTEAEFQSQLSELLGFLSDSLPADHPYEPIVVMPATPDAPPVWLLGSSPASAIMAARNGLPYSYAHFINPAATETALDAYRREFASAASGTTPRVLLGVGIYCAETESEAHRLYASHRALRGRMVRSRFAPVPDPDTALAELASAPDLLADDESPWPRCLVGTPDQIRALIIKMTAELSVDELIVMSIVHDHAARVRSYELLAEAMELTPRA; via the coding sequence ATGAGGATTTCGGTGCTCGACCATTCACCGGTCGCATCGGGGGCGACCGCCGCCGATGCGTTGGCCAACACCGTCGCCCTGGCCAGGCACGCCGATCGCCTCGGCTACCACCGGTTCTGGCTCGCCGAGCATCACGGATTGCCCTCACACGCCGGCCCGGCGCCCGAGATCATGATCGGGCGGGTCGCGGCCGAAACCTCCGGTATCCGAATCGGATCCGGCGGCATACTGCTTACGCTTTACAGTCCGTTGAAGGTCGCGGAGGTGTTCCGGACGCTGCACGCGCTCTATCCGGGGCGCATCGATCTGGGGATCGGGCGATCGACCGGGGCGTTGCCCCTGGAGGTCCGCGCCCTCGGCCGCGATCCGGACCGGCCGCCCACCGAAGCCGAATTCCAGTCCCAGCTGAGCGAATTACTCGGTTTCCTGAGTGACAGCCTGCCCGCCGACCACCCATACGAACCGATCGTGGTCATGCCCGCGACACCGGACGCACCGCCGGTCTGGTTGCTCGGATCGAGCCCGGCCAGCGCGATCATGGCCGCCCGCAACGGATTACCGTACTCCTACGCACACTTCATCAACCCCGCCGCCACCGAGACCGCGCTGGACGCATACCGCCGCGAATTCGCGTCCGCCGCATCCGGAACCACGCCGCGTGTACTCCTCGGTGTCGGAATATATTGCGCGGAAACCGAATCCGAAGCCCACCGGCTGTACGCCAGCCACCGCGCGCTGCGTGGCCGGATGGTCCGGTCGCGGTTCGCGCCGGTCCCCGACCCCGATACCGCGCTCGCGGAACTGGCGTCGGCGCCCGACCTGTTGGCCGACGACGAATCACCCTGGCCCCGTTGCCTCGTCGGCACCCCGGACCAGATCCGCGCGCTGATCATCAAGATGACAGCGGAACTGTCCGTCGACGAACTGATCGTCATGTCGATCGTCCACGATCACGCGGCGCGCGTCCGGTCGTACGAATTACTGGCCGAAGCAATGGAACTCACGCCCCGGGCCTGA
- a CDS encoding DUF427 domain-containing protein — protein MRATWNGVVLAESDDTVVVEGNHYFPVESLRKEYFLASDTHTVCPWKGVASYYTVAVEGAKNPDAAWYYPDPKPEAEMVRDRVAFWRGVVIG, from the coding sequence ATGCGGGCGACGTGGAACGGCGTGGTGTTGGCCGAGAGCGATGACACCGTGGTGGTGGAGGGGAACCACTACTTTCCGGTGGAGTCGTTGCGGAAGGAGTATTTCCTGGCCAGCGATACGCACACGGTGTGTCCGTGGAAGGGCGTCGCGTCGTACTACACCGTCGCGGTGGAGGGCGCGAAGAATCCGGATGCCGCGTGGTACTACCCGGATCCGAAGCCCGAGGCGGAAATGGTGCGGGACCGGGTCGCGTTCTGGCGCGGCGTCGTGATCGGCTAG
- a CDS encoding alpha/beta hydrolase, with the protein MRHPASPILNALTYLPEKLIVQDPSLLGMDFRELSMRTTDGEIVHGWWLPARNPVGHILFAHGNAGNIGDRVPILALLVQAGFDVLAFDYRGYGRSTGRPTEAGTYLDSRAALHTLRERPGVDPKRIVYLGKSLGGGVMTELAVAEPPAALILMSTFTGIRDAARSVYPFLPSPFVPDAYPSLRRIRRLRAPVLIMHGDQDELLPLRHAERLYAAAPEPRKLVVFPGAGHNDIIATAASAWLALIRDWTAQYLGRA; encoded by the coding sequence ATGCGGCATCCGGCCAGCCCGATCCTGAACGCGCTCACCTATCTGCCGGAAAAGCTGATCGTGCAGGATCCGTCGCTGCTCGGCATGGACTTTCGCGAGCTGAGCATGCGCACCACCGACGGGGAGATCGTGCACGGCTGGTGGCTGCCCGCGCGAAACCCGGTGGGGCACATCCTGTTCGCGCACGGTAACGCGGGCAATATCGGCGACCGGGTGCCGATTCTCGCGCTGCTGGTACAGGCCGGATTCGATGTGCTCGCCTTCGACTACCGCGGCTACGGGCGCAGCACCGGCAGGCCCACCGAGGCGGGCACCTATCTGGATTCCCGTGCGGCACTGCACACCCTGCGCGAGCGGCCGGGCGTCGATCCGAAACGCATTGTGTACCTGGGTAAATCGCTGGGCGGCGGAGTGATGACCGAATTGGCGGTCGCCGAACCGCCCGCCGCGCTGATCCTGATGTCCACCTTCACCGGCATCAGGGACGCCGCGCGCTCGGTGTATCCGTTCCTGCCTTCGCCGTTCGTGCCCGATGCCTATCCGAGCCTGCGCCGGATCCGGCGGCTGCGCGCACCGGTGCTGATCATGCACGGCGATCAGGACGAACTGCTGCCGCTGCGCCATGCCGAACGGCTGTACGCCGCCGCCCCCGAGCCGAGGAAACTGGTGGTGTTCCCCGGCGCGGGCCACAACGACATCATCGCGACGGCGGCCTCGGCGTGGCTGGCGCTGATCCGGGACTGGACCGCGCAGTACCTCGGAAGGGCGTGA